Proteins encoded in a region of the Hippopotamus amphibius kiboko isolate mHipAmp2 chromosome 11, mHipAmp2.hap2, whole genome shotgun sequence genome:
- the ABCC10 gene encoding ATP-binding cassette sub-family C member 10 isoform X3: MERFLAQLCGTSALQPLPVWEGDTSGHCFTQLVLSAVPHALLAVLSACHWGNPRNPDYISHCSPGWRLRLAASFLLSVFPLLDLLPVVLPPGAGPGPIGLEVLAGGVAAVAWISHSLALWVLAYSPHGRSRGPLALALAAFLPAPALVLTLLWHCQRDTLLPPLLPGPLSRLCLLILQLAALLAYGLGWAVPGWPREPWAQVPLVSEGQEPEVAEDGESWLSRFSYAWLAPLLARGAHGELRQPQDTCRLPHRLHPTYLARVFQAHWQEGARLWRALYGAFGQCYLALGLLKLVGTMLGFSGPLLLSLLVGFLEEGQEPLSNGLLYALGLAGGAVLGAVLQNQYGYEVRKVTLQARGAVLNILYRKALQLGPRRPPTGEVLNLLGTDSERLLNFAGSFHEAWGLPLQLAITLYLLHQQVGVAFVGGLILALLLVPVNKVIATRIMASNQEMLQHKDARVKLVTELLHGIRVIKFFGWEQALGARVEACRARELGRLRVIKYLDAACVYLWAALPVVISIVIFITYVLMGHQLTATKVFTALALVRMLILPLNNFPWVINGLLEAKVSLDRIQRFLDLPNHNPQAYYSPDPPTEPSTALELHEALFSWDPVGTSQETFISHLEVKKGMLVGIVGTVGCGKSSLLAAIAGELHRLRGRVAVWGLSNGFGLATQEPWIQFATIRDNILFGKAFDARLYKEVLEACALNDDLSEKELYLLDDPLAAVDADVANQLLHRCILGVLSHATRLLCTHRTEYLERADVVLLLEAGCLVQAGPPSEILPLVQAAPKAWAEDGQESDAATAQCVQNPEKTKEGLEVEESTSGRLLQEESKKEGAVAFHVYRAYWRAVGWGLALAILFSLLLMQATRNAADWWLSHWITQLKAAKNSSQEAPAPSSLASAGPLSAQLLLFSPGSLYPLPTTQHFSVPTAQSCPQWLLRHPFLPHRVRDHCWCQLPLHPPPSSALCGGHPPSGRHPASPPAESSPHGPHYNPVSPSSLGAASMAFLPASALAHPHPCSQAPVTFFDSTPTGRVLNRFSSDVACADDSLPFILNILLANMAGLLGLLAVLGSSLRWLLLLLPPLSLIYYRVQRRYRASSRELRRLGSLTLSPLYTHLADTLAGLPVLRAAGATCRFEEENQRLLELNQRCQFAASATMQWLDIRLQLMGAAVVSAIAGIALVQHQQGLANPGLVGLSLSYALSLTGLLSGLVSSFTQTEAMLVSVERLEEYSCELPQEPQGQWPQLGIGWLSQGSVEFQDVVLVYRPGLPNALDGVTFRVQPGEKLGIVGRTGSGKSSLLLVLFRLLEPSSGRVLLDGVDTSQLELAELRSQLAVIPQEPFLFSGTVRENLDPRGLCEDRALWQALEQCHLSEVIVSVDLVYRRGNSKRGPEDRPAAPADHLQTLCQQDSVDHRPQAQHDPERGPGARAAGREGGGTGLPRCPAQPAPLAVPAAAAEQPAGSPLLSLRALSPRPPGPPSVLPTTGRPRPAACLHSSAALPLSPQQRTKGYPGFLFTNYSSGTESHGLPRSRLLLWPSCIWDSRRIFSGRRAHVHFHSFIWIKFPSYILHIKKIIFLA, from the exons ATGGAGAGGTTCCTGGCCCAGTTGTGCGGCACCAGCGCGCTGCAGCCGCTCCCGGTGTGGGAGGGGGACACCAGCGGCCACTGCTTCACCCAGCTGGTGCTCAGCGCCGTGCCCCACGCGCTTCTCGCCGTGCTCAGTGCCTGCCACTGGGGCAACCCGAG GAACCCAGATTACATCTCACACTGCAGTCCTGGCTGGCGCCTCCGACTTGcagcctccttcctgctctccGTCTTCCCACTGCTCGACCTCCTTCCAGTCGTTCTGCCACCAGGGGCAGGCCCAGGGCCCATAGGGCTAGAGGTGCTGGCAGGGGGCGTGGCGGCTGTGGCCTGGATCAGCCACAGCCTGGCCCTGTGGGTGTTGGCTTATTCCCCTCATGGCCGCTCCCGGGGGCCCTTGGCCTTGGCTCTGGCTGCCTTCCTGCCAGCCCCAGCCCTAGTGCTGACCCTGCTATGGCACTGCCAGCGAGACACACTTCTGCCCCCGCTTCTCCCAGGGCCCCTCTCCCGCCTGTGCCTCCTCATCCTGCAGCTGGCTGCACTCTTAGCCTATGGACTGGGCTGGGCAGTCCCTGGGTGGCCACGGGAACCCTGGGCCCAGGTGCCCCTCGTCTCTGAGGGACAGGAACCCGAGGTAGCTGAAGATGGGGAGAGCTGGCTGTCACGCTTTTCCTATGCCTGGCTGGCACCGTTGCTGGCCCGAGGCGCCCATGGAGAACTCCGGCAGCCTCAGGACACTTGCCGCCTCCCCCACAGGCTGCACCCAACCTACCTAGCTCGTGTCTTCCAAGCACACTGGCAGGAGGGAGCCCGGCTGTGGAGGGCCCTCTATGGGGCCTTTGGGCAGTGCTACCTGGCACTTGGACTGCTGAAGCTGGTGGGGACCATGCTGGGATTCTCAGGGCCCTTGCTGCTGTCCCTActggtgggcttcctggaggaggggcaggagccaCTAAGCAATGGCCTGCTCTATGCCCTggggctagccggtggagccgtTCTGGGTGCTGTGCTGCAGAATCAGTATGGGTATGAGGTACGGAAGGTGACACTTCAGGCACGGGGGGCTGTGCTGAACATCCTGTACCGAAAGGCTTTACAGCTGGGGCCCAGACGCCCTCCCACCGGGGAGGTCCTGAACCTACTGGGCACTGACTCTGAGCGGCTGCTCAACTTTGCCGGGAGCTTCCATGAGGCCTGGGGCCTACCCCTGCAGCTGGCCATCACCCTCTACCTGCTGCACCAGCAGGTGGGTGTGGCCTTTGTGGGTGGTCTGATCTTGGCCCTGCTGCTGGTACCTGTCAACAAAGTGATTGCCACCCGCATCATGGCCAGCAACCAGGAGATGCTACAGCACAAGGATGCGCGGGTTAAG CTCGTGACAGAGCTGCTGCATGGCATTCGTGTCATCAAGTTCTTCGGGTGGGAGCAGGCGCTGGGGGCCCGCGTGGAGGCCTGCCGAGCTCGGGAGCTGGGGCGACTCCGGGTCATCAAGTACCTGGATGCGGCCTGTGTGTACCTGTGGGCTGCCCTGCCGGTTGTCATCTCCATTGTCATCTTCATCACCTATGTCCTCATGGGGCACCAGCTCACCGCCACCAAG GTGTTCACAGCCCTGGCACTGGTGCGCATGCTCATTCTTCCCCTCAACAACTTCCCTTGGGTGATCAACGGCCTCCTGGAGGCCAAAGTGTCCCTGGACCGGATCCAGCGTTTCCTCGACCTTCCCAACCACAACCCCCAGGCCTACTACAGCCCAG ATCCCCCAACAGAGCCATCCACAGCCTTGGAGCTACATGAAGCCCTGTTCTCCTGGGACCCAGTTGGAACCAGCCAGGAGACCTTCATCAGTCACCTTGAAGTGAAGAAG GGTATGCTGGTGGGCATCGTGGGGACGGTGGGCTGCGGGAAGAGCTCGCTGCTGGCCGCCATCGCGGGGGAGCTGCACAG gctgCGTGGGCGAGTGGCAGTGTGGGGGCTGTCCAATGGCTTTGGCCTGGCCACCCAGGAGCCCTGGATCCAGTTTGCCACCATCCGAGACAACATCCTCTTTGGGAAGGCATTTGATGCCCGGCTCTACAAGGAAGTGCTGGAGGCCTGCGCCCTCAACGATGACCTCAGT GAAAAGGAGCTCTATCTCCTCGATGACCCTCTGGCCGCCGTGGATGCAGACGTGGCCAACCAGCTGCTGCACAGGTGCATCCTGGGAGTGCTGAGCCACGCCACGCGGCTGCTGTGCACCCACCGCACCGAGTACCTGGAGAGAGCTGACGTGGTGCTGCTGTTGGAAGCCGGGTGCCTCGTCCAGGCCG GGCCCCCCTCTGAGATCCTGCCATTGGTACAAGCTGCCCCCAAAGCCTGGGCTGAGGATGGACAAGAGTCTGACGCAG CCACAGCCCAGTGTGTACAGAACCCAGAGAAAACAaaggaggggctggaggtggaggagagCACGTCTGGCCGCCTGCTGCAGGAAGAAAGCAAGAAGGAGGGCGCCGTGGCCTTCCACGTGTACCGAGCATACTGGAGGGCTGTGGGCTGGGGCCTGGCCCTCGccatcctcttctctctgctcctcaTGCAAG cAACCAGGAACGCGGCTGACTGGTGGCTGTCCCACTGGATCACTCAGCTGAAGGCAGCCAAGAATAGCTCCCAGGAGGCGCCAGCCCCCAGCAGCCTGGCCTCCGCAGGGCCGCTCTCTGCCCAGCTGCTCCTCTTCTCCCCGGGAAGCCTGTA ccccctccccaccacccagcaCTTCAGTGTCCCCACTGCCCAAAGCTGCCCCCAATGGCTCCTCAGACATCCGTTTCTACCTCACCGTGTACGCGACCATTGCTGGTGTCAACTCCCTCTGCACCCTCCTCCGAGCAGTGCTCTTTGCGGCGGGCACCCTCCGAGCGGCCGCCACCCTGCATCGCCGCCTGCTGAGTCAAGTCCTCATG GGCCTCATTATAACCCTGTGAG CCCATCTTCCCTGGGGGCTGCCTCCATGGCTTTTCTGCCGGCCTCTGCCCTGGCCCACCCACACCCCTGCTCTCAGGCACCGGTGACTTTTTTCGACTCCACACCCACGGGCCGGGTCCTCAACCGCTTCTCCTCCGACGTGGCCTGTGCGGATGACAGCCTGCCCTTCATCCTCAACATCCTCCTGGCCAACATGGCAGGCCTGCTGGGCCTGCTGGCTGTGCTGGGCTCCAGCCTGcgctggctgctgctgctgctgccgccctTGAGCCTCATCTACTACCGCGTGCAGCGCCGCTACAGGGCCTCCTCGCGGGAGCTGCGGCGCCTGGGCAGCCTCACCCTGTCTCCGCTCTACACGCACCTGGCCGACACCTTGGCCGGCCTCCCCGTGCTCCGGGCCGCCGGGGCCACCTGCAG GTTTGAGGAGGAGAACCAGAGACTCCTGGAGCTGAACCAGAGGTGCCAGTTTGCTGCCAGTGCCACGATGCAGTGGCTGGACATTCGGCTGCAGCTCATGGGGGCCGCAGTGGTTAGCGCCATCGCGGGCATCGCCCTGGTGCAGCACCAGCAGGGCCTCGCCAACCCAG GACTGGTGGGCCTGTCACTGTCCTACGCCCTGTCGCTGACGGGCCTGCTCTCCGGCCTGGTGAGCAGCTTCACGCAGACAGAAGCGATGCTGGTGAGCGTCGAGCGGCTGGAGGAGTACTCCTGTGAGCTgccccaggagccccagggccAGTGGCCACAG CTGGGCATCGGCTGGCTGAGCCAGGGGAGCGTGGAGTTCCAGGATGTGGTGTTGGTGTACCGGCCCGGGCTGCCCAATGCCCTGGATGGGGTGACATTCCGCGTGCAGCCTGGGGAGAAGCTGGGCATCGTGGGCCGCACGGGCTCCGGCAAGTCTTCCCTGCTGTTGGTGCTCTTCCGGTTGCTGGAGCCCAGTTCCGGGCGAGTGCTGCTGGATGGCGTGGACACCAGCCAGCTGGAGCTGGCTGAGCTcag ATCCCAGCTGGCTGTCATCCCCCAGGAGCCCTTTTTGTTCAGTGGGACTGTTCGGGAAAACCTGGATCCCCGGGGTCTCTGTGAGGACAGGGCCCTGTGGCAGGCCCTGGAGCAGTGCCACCTGAGTGAGGTGATCGTATCTGTGG ATCTTGTGTATCGACGAGGCAACAGCAAGCGTGGACCAGAAGACAGACCAGCTGCTCCAGCAGACCATCTGCAAACGCTTTGCCAACAAGACAGTGTTGACCATCGCCCACAG GCTCAACACGATCCTGAACGCGGACCGGGTGCTCGTGCTGCAGGCCGGGAGGGTGGTGGAACTGGACTCCCCCGCTGCCCTGCGCAGCCGGCCCCACTCGCTGTTCCAGCAGCTGCTGCAGAGCAGCCAGCAGGGAGCCCGCTCCTCTCCCTGAGGGCCCtgagcccccgccccccagggcctccctctgtcctacccactACTGGGCGGCCCAGGCCTGCTGCTTGTTTACACTCCTCTGCGGCTCTACCTCTCTCACCTCAGCAGAGGACAAAAGGGTACCCTGGGTTTCTCTTTACAAACTACTCCTCGGGGACAGAGTCCCACGGCCTCCCCAGAAGCAGGCTTCTGCTCTGGCCCTCTTGCATCTGGGACTCCAGGCGGATTTTTTCTGGCAGAAGAGCCCACGTGCACTTCCACAGTTTTATTTGGATAAAATTCCCATCTTACAttctgcatattaaaaaaataatatttctggcATGA
- the ABCC10 gene encoding ATP-binding cassette sub-family C member 10 isoform X1, whose protein sequence is MERFLAQLCGTSALQPLPVWEGDTSGHCFTQLVLSAVPHALLAVLSACHWGNPRNPDYISHCSPGWRLRLAASFLLSVFPLLDLLPVVLPPGAGPGPIGLEVLAGGVAAVAWISHSLALWVLAYSPHGRSRGPLALALAAFLPAPALVLTLLWHCQRDTLLPPLLPGPLSRLCLLILQLAALLAYGLGWAVPGWPREPWAQVPLVSEGQEPEVAEDGESWLSRFSYAWLAPLLARGAHGELRQPQDTCRLPHRLHPTYLARVFQAHWQEGARLWRALYGAFGQCYLALGLLKLVGTMLGFSGPLLLSLLVGFLEEGQEPLSNGLLYALGLAGGAVLGAVLQNQYGYEVRKVTLQARGAVLNILYRKALQLGPRRPPTGEVLNLLGTDSERLLNFAGSFHEAWGLPLQLAITLYLLHQQVGVAFVGGLILALLLVPVNKVIATRIMASNQEMLQHKDARVKLVTELLHGIRVIKFFGWEQALGARVEACRARELGRLRVIKYLDAACVYLWAALPVVISIVIFITYVLMGHQLTATKVFTALALVRMLILPLNNFPWVINGLLEAKVSLDRIQRFLDLPNHNPQAYYSPDPPTEPSTALELHEALFSWDPVGTSQETFISHLEVKKGMLVGIVGTVGCGKSSLLAAIAGELHRLRGRVAVWGLSNGFGLATQEPWIQFATIRDNILFGKAFDARLYKEVLEACALNDDLSILPAGDQTEVGEKGVTLSGGQRARIALARAVYQEKELYLLDDPLAAVDADVANQLLHRCILGVLSHATRLLCTHRTEYLERADVVLLLEAGCLVQAGPPSEILPLVQAAPKAWAEDGQESDAATAQCVQNPEKTKEGLEVEESTSGRLLQEESKKEGAVAFHVYRAYWRAVGWGLALAILFSLLLMQATRNAADWWLSHWITQLKAAKNSSQEAPAPSSLASAGPLSAQLLLFSPGSLYPLPTTQHFSVPTAQSCPQWLLRHPFLPHRVRDHCWCQLPLHPPPSSALCGGHPPSGRHPASPPAESSPHGPHYNPVSPSSLGAASMAFLPASALAHPHPCSQAPVTFFDSTPTGRVLNRFSSDVACADDSLPFILNILLANMAGLLGLLAVLGSSLRWLLLLLPPLSLIYYRVQRRYRASSRELRRLGSLTLSPLYTHLADTLAGLPVLRAAGATCRFEEENQRLLELNQRCQFAASATMQWLDIRLQLMGAAVVSAIAGIALVQHQQGLANPGLVGLSLSYALSLTGLLSGLVSSFTQTEAMLVSVERLEEYSCELPQEPQGQWPQLGIGWLSQGSVEFQDVVLVYRPGLPNALDGVTFRVQPGEKLGIVGRTGSGKSSLLLVLFRLLEPSSGRVLLDGVDTSQLELAELRSQLAVIPQEPFLFSGTVRENLDPRGLCEDRALWQALEQCHLSEVIVSVDLVYRRGNSKRGPEDRPAAPADHLQTLCQQDSVDHRPQAQHDPERGPGARAAGREGGGTGLPRCPAQPAPLAVPAAAAEQPAGSPLLSLRALSPRPPGPPSVLPTTGRPRPAACLHSSAALPLSPQQRTKGYPGFLFTNYSSGTESHGLPRSRLLLWPSCIWDSRRIFSGRRAHVHFHSFIWIKFPSYILHIKKIIFLA, encoded by the exons ATGGAGAGGTTCCTGGCCCAGTTGTGCGGCACCAGCGCGCTGCAGCCGCTCCCGGTGTGGGAGGGGGACACCAGCGGCCACTGCTTCACCCAGCTGGTGCTCAGCGCCGTGCCCCACGCGCTTCTCGCCGTGCTCAGTGCCTGCCACTGGGGCAACCCGAG GAACCCAGATTACATCTCACACTGCAGTCCTGGCTGGCGCCTCCGACTTGcagcctccttcctgctctccGTCTTCCCACTGCTCGACCTCCTTCCAGTCGTTCTGCCACCAGGGGCAGGCCCAGGGCCCATAGGGCTAGAGGTGCTGGCAGGGGGCGTGGCGGCTGTGGCCTGGATCAGCCACAGCCTGGCCCTGTGGGTGTTGGCTTATTCCCCTCATGGCCGCTCCCGGGGGCCCTTGGCCTTGGCTCTGGCTGCCTTCCTGCCAGCCCCAGCCCTAGTGCTGACCCTGCTATGGCACTGCCAGCGAGACACACTTCTGCCCCCGCTTCTCCCAGGGCCCCTCTCCCGCCTGTGCCTCCTCATCCTGCAGCTGGCTGCACTCTTAGCCTATGGACTGGGCTGGGCAGTCCCTGGGTGGCCACGGGAACCCTGGGCCCAGGTGCCCCTCGTCTCTGAGGGACAGGAACCCGAGGTAGCTGAAGATGGGGAGAGCTGGCTGTCACGCTTTTCCTATGCCTGGCTGGCACCGTTGCTGGCCCGAGGCGCCCATGGAGAACTCCGGCAGCCTCAGGACACTTGCCGCCTCCCCCACAGGCTGCACCCAACCTACCTAGCTCGTGTCTTCCAAGCACACTGGCAGGAGGGAGCCCGGCTGTGGAGGGCCCTCTATGGGGCCTTTGGGCAGTGCTACCTGGCACTTGGACTGCTGAAGCTGGTGGGGACCATGCTGGGATTCTCAGGGCCCTTGCTGCTGTCCCTActggtgggcttcctggaggaggggcaggagccaCTAAGCAATGGCCTGCTCTATGCCCTggggctagccggtggagccgtTCTGGGTGCTGTGCTGCAGAATCAGTATGGGTATGAGGTACGGAAGGTGACACTTCAGGCACGGGGGGCTGTGCTGAACATCCTGTACCGAAAGGCTTTACAGCTGGGGCCCAGACGCCCTCCCACCGGGGAGGTCCTGAACCTACTGGGCACTGACTCTGAGCGGCTGCTCAACTTTGCCGGGAGCTTCCATGAGGCCTGGGGCCTACCCCTGCAGCTGGCCATCACCCTCTACCTGCTGCACCAGCAGGTGGGTGTGGCCTTTGTGGGTGGTCTGATCTTGGCCCTGCTGCTGGTACCTGTCAACAAAGTGATTGCCACCCGCATCATGGCCAGCAACCAGGAGATGCTACAGCACAAGGATGCGCGGGTTAAG CTCGTGACAGAGCTGCTGCATGGCATTCGTGTCATCAAGTTCTTCGGGTGGGAGCAGGCGCTGGGGGCCCGCGTGGAGGCCTGCCGAGCTCGGGAGCTGGGGCGACTCCGGGTCATCAAGTACCTGGATGCGGCCTGTGTGTACCTGTGGGCTGCCCTGCCGGTTGTCATCTCCATTGTCATCTTCATCACCTATGTCCTCATGGGGCACCAGCTCACCGCCACCAAG GTGTTCACAGCCCTGGCACTGGTGCGCATGCTCATTCTTCCCCTCAACAACTTCCCTTGGGTGATCAACGGCCTCCTGGAGGCCAAAGTGTCCCTGGACCGGATCCAGCGTTTCCTCGACCTTCCCAACCACAACCCCCAGGCCTACTACAGCCCAG ATCCCCCAACAGAGCCATCCACAGCCTTGGAGCTACATGAAGCCCTGTTCTCCTGGGACCCAGTTGGAACCAGCCAGGAGACCTTCATCAGTCACCTTGAAGTGAAGAAG GGTATGCTGGTGGGCATCGTGGGGACGGTGGGCTGCGGGAAGAGCTCGCTGCTGGCCGCCATCGCGGGGGAGCTGCACAG gctgCGTGGGCGAGTGGCAGTGTGGGGGCTGTCCAATGGCTTTGGCCTGGCCACCCAGGAGCCCTGGATCCAGTTTGCCACCATCCGAGACAACATCCTCTTTGGGAAGGCATTTGATGCCCGGCTCTACAAGGAAGTGCTGGAGGCCTGCGCCCTCAACGATGACCTCAGT ATCCTGCCTGCTGGGGACCAGAcagaggtgggggagaagggCGTGACCCTCAGCGGGGGACAGCGGGCCCGGATTGCCCTTGCTCGTGCTGTCTACCAG GAAAAGGAGCTCTATCTCCTCGATGACCCTCTGGCCGCCGTGGATGCAGACGTGGCCAACCAGCTGCTGCACAGGTGCATCCTGGGAGTGCTGAGCCACGCCACGCGGCTGCTGTGCACCCACCGCACCGAGTACCTGGAGAGAGCTGACGTGGTGCTGCTGTTGGAAGCCGGGTGCCTCGTCCAGGCCG GGCCCCCCTCTGAGATCCTGCCATTGGTACAAGCTGCCCCCAAAGCCTGGGCTGAGGATGGACAAGAGTCTGACGCAG CCACAGCCCAGTGTGTACAGAACCCAGAGAAAACAaaggaggggctggaggtggaggagagCACGTCTGGCCGCCTGCTGCAGGAAGAAAGCAAGAAGGAGGGCGCCGTGGCCTTCCACGTGTACCGAGCATACTGGAGGGCTGTGGGCTGGGGCCTGGCCCTCGccatcctcttctctctgctcctcaTGCAAG cAACCAGGAACGCGGCTGACTGGTGGCTGTCCCACTGGATCACTCAGCTGAAGGCAGCCAAGAATAGCTCCCAGGAGGCGCCAGCCCCCAGCAGCCTGGCCTCCGCAGGGCCGCTCTCTGCCCAGCTGCTCCTCTTCTCCCCGGGAAGCCTGTA ccccctccccaccacccagcaCTTCAGTGTCCCCACTGCCCAAAGCTGCCCCCAATGGCTCCTCAGACATCCGTTTCTACCTCACCGTGTACGCGACCATTGCTGGTGTCAACTCCCTCTGCACCCTCCTCCGAGCAGTGCTCTTTGCGGCGGGCACCCTCCGAGCGGCCGCCACCCTGCATCGCCGCCTGCTGAGTCAAGTCCTCATG GGCCTCATTATAACCCTGTGAG CCCATCTTCCCTGGGGGCTGCCTCCATGGCTTTTCTGCCGGCCTCTGCCCTGGCCCACCCACACCCCTGCTCTCAGGCACCGGTGACTTTTTTCGACTCCACACCCACGGGCCGGGTCCTCAACCGCTTCTCCTCCGACGTGGCCTGTGCGGATGACAGCCTGCCCTTCATCCTCAACATCCTCCTGGCCAACATGGCAGGCCTGCTGGGCCTGCTGGCTGTGCTGGGCTCCAGCCTGcgctggctgctgctgctgctgccgccctTGAGCCTCATCTACTACCGCGTGCAGCGCCGCTACAGGGCCTCCTCGCGGGAGCTGCGGCGCCTGGGCAGCCTCACCCTGTCTCCGCTCTACACGCACCTGGCCGACACCTTGGCCGGCCTCCCCGTGCTCCGGGCCGCCGGGGCCACCTGCAG GTTTGAGGAGGAGAACCAGAGACTCCTGGAGCTGAACCAGAGGTGCCAGTTTGCTGCCAGTGCCACGATGCAGTGGCTGGACATTCGGCTGCAGCTCATGGGGGCCGCAGTGGTTAGCGCCATCGCGGGCATCGCCCTGGTGCAGCACCAGCAGGGCCTCGCCAACCCAG GACTGGTGGGCCTGTCACTGTCCTACGCCCTGTCGCTGACGGGCCTGCTCTCCGGCCTGGTGAGCAGCTTCACGCAGACAGAAGCGATGCTGGTGAGCGTCGAGCGGCTGGAGGAGTACTCCTGTGAGCTgccccaggagccccagggccAGTGGCCACAG CTGGGCATCGGCTGGCTGAGCCAGGGGAGCGTGGAGTTCCAGGATGTGGTGTTGGTGTACCGGCCCGGGCTGCCCAATGCCCTGGATGGGGTGACATTCCGCGTGCAGCCTGGGGAGAAGCTGGGCATCGTGGGCCGCACGGGCTCCGGCAAGTCTTCCCTGCTGTTGGTGCTCTTCCGGTTGCTGGAGCCCAGTTCCGGGCGAGTGCTGCTGGATGGCGTGGACACCAGCCAGCTGGAGCTGGCTGAGCTcag ATCCCAGCTGGCTGTCATCCCCCAGGAGCCCTTTTTGTTCAGTGGGACTGTTCGGGAAAACCTGGATCCCCGGGGTCTCTGTGAGGACAGGGCCCTGTGGCAGGCCCTGGAGCAGTGCCACCTGAGTGAGGTGATCGTATCTGTGG ATCTTGTGTATCGACGAGGCAACAGCAAGCGTGGACCAGAAGACAGACCAGCTGCTCCAGCAGACCATCTGCAAACGCTTTGCCAACAAGACAGTGTTGACCATCGCCCACAG GCTCAACACGATCCTGAACGCGGACCGGGTGCTCGTGCTGCAGGCCGGGAGGGTGGTGGAACTGGACTCCCCCGCTGCCCTGCGCAGCCGGCCCCACTCGCTGTTCCAGCAGCTGCTGCAGAGCAGCCAGCAGGGAGCCCGCTCCTCTCCCTGAGGGCCCtgagcccccgccccccagggcctccctctgtcctacccactACTGGGCGGCCCAGGCCTGCTGCTTGTTTACACTCCTCTGCGGCTCTACCTCTCTCACCTCAGCAGAGGACAAAAGGGTACCCTGGGTTTCTCTTTACAAACTACTCCTCGGGGACAGAGTCCCACGGCCTCCCCAGAAGCAGGCTTCTGCTCTGGCCCTCTTGCATCTGGGACTCCAGGCGGATTTTTTCTGGCAGAAGAGCCCACGTGCACTTCCACAGTTTTATTTGGATAAAATTCCCATCTTACAttctgcatattaaaaaaataatatttctggcATGA